A genomic region of Xanthomonas campestris pv. phormiicola contains the following coding sequences:
- a CDS encoding histidine kinase famiy protein, which translates to MPAPDSSNLPRVTVHESTTADLSEHRSDIFFAAVETTRMPMIVTDPRQADNPIVFVNRAFVDMTGYSSEELLGNNCRFLQGPDTDRDTVDSVRDAIAARNEVAVEILNYRKDGSSFWNALFISPVYNEHGELVYFFGSQLDVSRRRDTEDALRQAQKMEALGQLTGGIAHDFNNLLQVMSGYLELIEHAVEREPLDPSRLRKSVQRARDAAGQAARLTQQLLAFARKQKLEGRVLNLNALVAGMSDVAERTLGHGIGFSLDLALELRNCRIDPTQAEVALLNILINARDAMAEQPAPRLVIQTRNVSIRADEPTTYDNLLPGHYVCVSVTDNGSGMPPEVLARVLDPFFTTKEEGKGTGLGLSMVYGFAKQSGGAVRLYSEEGHGTTVRLYFPIDDNVENPAPRDARARRASDRQGNETILIVEDRPDIAELARLFLEDQGYATHVVHNAREALELVDNGLQVDLLYSDLIMPGGLNGVMLAREVRRRRPKIKVLLTTGYAETSLERTDAGGTEFEVLSKPYNRQELIRKVRIVLDGPTGVS; encoded by the coding sequence ATGCCCGCACCTGACTCCAGCAATTTGCCGCGCGTCACTGTCCACGAAAGCACCACGGCCGATCTGTCCGAGCACCGTAGCGACATCTTCTTCGCCGCCGTGGAAACCACGCGCATGCCGATGATCGTCACCGATCCGCGGCAGGCGGACAATCCGATCGTGTTCGTCAATCGCGCGTTCGTGGACATGACCGGCTACAGCAGCGAAGAGCTGCTCGGCAACAACTGCCGTTTCCTGCAGGGACCCGATACCGATCGCGACACCGTGGACAGCGTGCGCGACGCCATCGCCGCGCGCAACGAAGTGGCCGTGGAGATTCTCAACTACCGCAAGGACGGTTCCAGTTTCTGGAACGCGCTGTTCATCTCGCCGGTCTACAACGAGCATGGCGAGCTGGTCTATTTCTTCGGCTCGCAGCTGGACGTCAGCCGTCGCCGCGATACCGAAGACGCATTGCGCCAGGCGCAGAAGATGGAAGCGCTGGGCCAGCTGACCGGCGGCATCGCGCACGACTTCAACAACCTGTTGCAGGTCATGTCCGGCTATCTGGAATTGATCGAGCATGCGGTGGAGCGCGAGCCGCTGGATCCGTCGCGCTTGCGCAAGAGCGTGCAGCGCGCGCGCGATGCCGCCGGCCAGGCCGCGCGGCTGACCCAGCAGTTGCTGGCGTTCGCGCGCAAGCAGAAACTGGAAGGGCGCGTGCTCAACCTCAACGCGCTGGTCGCCGGCATGAGCGACGTGGCCGAGCGGACGCTGGGCCACGGCATCGGCTTCTCGCTGGACCTGGCGCTGGAGCTGCGCAACTGTCGGATCGATCCGACCCAGGCCGAAGTGGCGCTGCTGAACATCCTGATCAACGCGCGCGATGCGATGGCCGAGCAGCCCGCGCCGCGCCTGGTGATCCAGACCCGCAACGTCTCCATCCGCGCCGACGAGCCCACCACCTACGACAATCTGCTGCCCGGCCACTATGTCTGCGTGTCGGTCACCGACAACGGCAGCGGCATGCCGCCGGAAGTGCTGGCGCGGGTGCTGGATCCGTTCTTCACCACCAAGGAAGAGGGCAAGGGCACCGGCCTGGGCCTGTCGATGGTGTACGGCTTCGCCAAGCAGTCCGGCGGTGCGGTGCGGCTGTATTCGGAAGAGGGTCACGGCACCACGGTGCGGCTGTACTTCCCGATCGACGACAACGTCGAGAACCCGGCGCCGCGCGACGCGCGCGCCCGCCGCGCCTCCGACCGGCAGGGCAACGAGACGATCCTGATCGTGGAGGACCGGCCGGACATCGCCGAGCTGGCGCGGCTGTTCCTGGAGGACCAGGGCTACGCCACCCACGTCGTGCACAACGCGCGCGAAGCGCTGGAACTGGTCGACAACGGCTTGCAGGTGGACCTGCTGTATTCGGACCTGATCATGCCCGGCGGGCTCAACGGGGTGATGCTGGCGCGCGAAGTGCGGCGGCGCCGGCCCAAGATCAAGGTGCTGCTGACCACCGGCTACGCCGAGACCTCGCTGGAACGTACCGACGCCGGCGGCACCGAATTCGAGGTGTTGTCCAAGCCCTACAACCGCCAGGAGCTGATCCGCAAGGTGCGCATCGTGCTGGACGGCCCCACCGGCGTGAGCTGA
- a CDS encoding RNA-binding transcriptional accessory protein, with the protein MHDTQLAQQIANTIAAEIGAQPAQARAAIALLDEGASVPFIARYRKEVTGGLDDTQLRNLETRLTYLRELEDRRAAVLASIDEQGKLSAELRAEIVAADTKSRLEDLYLPYKPKRRTRAQIAREAGLEPLADGLLGDPSLTPDSFAAGFVDADKGVADVKAALEGARAILMERWGEDAALVGELRGWLADVGVIRARVAEGKEQEGAKYRDYFDHAEALAKIPSHRLLALFRARREEIVYLELDPGSDAEAGHQYAEGRVALRAGIANQGRPGDRWLLDACRLTWRAKLHMHLLLDLFNQAREKAEAEAIAVFGDNLQDLMLAAPAGARVTLGLDPGIRTGCKIAVVDATGKLLATDTIYPHEPRRQWDQSLHTLRQLCTQHGVELIAIGNGTASRETDKLAADLIKQNPQLTLEKIVVSEAGASVYSASEFAAREFPQLDVSLRGAVSIARRLQDPLAELVKIEPKAIGVGQYQHDVDQYRLARALDARVEDCVNAVGVHVNTASAALLSRVSGLSASVAENIVRHRDDNGPFKRRKDLLKVPRLGDKTFEQCAGFLRIADGDEPLDASAVHPEAYPVVERIVGATGKPIKALIGDGGFLRALKPDQFTDEKFGVPTVRDILKELEKPGRDPRPEFKAARFADGVEDIKDLKPGMVLEGVVSNVAAFGAFVDIGVHQDGLVHISALSDSYVKDPRDVVKAGDIVKVKVLEVDVARKRIALTRRLDDAPAAASVRGGERDAGARPAPGAPRRERDARGGTGGNGGGNGKPRTPAPPPLNSALADAFARAKRN; encoded by the coding sequence ATGCACGACACTCAGCTCGCCCAGCAGATCGCCAACACCATCGCCGCCGAGATCGGCGCGCAGCCGGCGCAGGCCCGCGCGGCCATCGCCTTGCTCGACGAAGGCGCCAGCGTCCCGTTCATCGCGCGCTACCGCAAGGAAGTCACCGGCGGCCTCGACGACACCCAGCTGCGCAACCTGGAAACCCGCCTGACCTATCTGCGCGAGCTGGAAGACCGCCGCGCCGCGGTACTGGCCAGCATCGACGAACAGGGCAAACTCAGCGCCGAACTGCGCGCGGAGATCGTCGCCGCCGATACCAAGTCGCGGCTGGAAGACCTGTACCTGCCGTACAAGCCCAAGCGCCGCACGCGTGCGCAGATCGCGCGCGAAGCCGGCCTGGAGCCGCTGGCCGATGGCCTGCTGGGCGATCCGTCGCTGACACCGGACAGTTTCGCCGCCGGCTTCGTCGATGCCGACAAGGGCGTGGCCGACGTCAAGGCGGCATTGGAAGGCGCGCGCGCGATCCTGATGGAGCGCTGGGGCGAGGACGCGGCGCTGGTCGGCGAACTGCGTGGCTGGCTCGCCGATGTCGGCGTGATCCGCGCGCGCGTGGCCGAAGGCAAGGAGCAGGAAGGCGCCAAGTACCGCGACTACTTCGACCACGCCGAGGCGCTGGCCAAGATTCCCTCGCACCGCTTGCTGGCGCTGTTCCGCGCGCGCCGCGAAGAGATCGTGTACCTGGAGCTGGACCCGGGCAGCGATGCCGAGGCCGGCCACCAGTACGCCGAGGGCCGCGTCGCGCTGCGCGCCGGCATCGCCAACCAGGGCCGCCCGGGCGACCGCTGGCTGCTCGACGCATGCCGCCTGACCTGGCGCGCCAAGCTGCACATGCACCTGCTGCTGGACCTGTTCAACCAGGCGCGCGAGAAGGCCGAGGCCGAGGCGATCGCGGTGTTCGGCGACAACCTGCAGGACCTGATGCTGGCCGCGCCGGCCGGCGCGCGGGTGACCCTGGGCCTGGATCCGGGTATCCGCACCGGTTGCAAGATCGCGGTGGTCGACGCCACCGGCAAGCTGCTGGCCACCGATACCATCTATCCGCACGAGCCGCGCAGGCAGTGGGACCAGTCGCTGCACACGCTGCGGCAGCTGTGCACGCAGCATGGCGTGGAACTGATCGCGATCGGCAACGGCACCGCCAGCCGCGAGACCGACAAGCTCGCCGCCGACCTGATCAAGCAGAACCCGCAGCTGACGCTGGAGAAGATCGTGGTCAGCGAGGCCGGCGCGTCGGTGTATTCGGCGTCCGAGTTCGCGGCCAGGGAGTTCCCGCAGCTGGACGTGTCGCTGCGCGGCGCGGTGTCGATCGCGCGGCGCCTGCAGGACCCGCTGGCCGAGCTGGTCAAGATCGAGCCGAAGGCGATCGGCGTGGGCCAGTACCAGCACGACGTGGACCAGTACCGGCTAGCGCGGGCGCTGGACGCGCGCGTGGAGGACTGTGTCAACGCGGTCGGCGTCCACGTCAACACCGCCTCGGCGGCGCTGCTGTCGCGCGTGTCCGGGCTGTCGGCCAGCGTGGCCGAGAACATCGTGCGCCACCGCGACGACAATGGCCCGTTCAAGCGCCGCAAGGATCTGCTGAAGGTGCCGCGGCTCGGGGACAAGACCTTCGAGCAATGCGCCGGCTTCCTGCGCATCGCCGATGGCGACGAGCCGCTGGACGCCTCGGCGGTGCACCCGGAAGCGTATCCGGTGGTGGAGCGCATCGTCGGCGCCACCGGCAAGCCGATCAAGGCGCTGATCGGCGACGGCGGTTTCCTGCGCGCGCTCAAGCCGGACCAGTTCACCGACGAGAAGTTCGGCGTGCCGACCGTGCGCGACATCCTCAAGGAACTGGAGAAGCCGGGCCGCGATCCGCGCCCGGAATTCAAGGCCGCGCGCTTCGCCGACGGGGTGGAGGACATCAAGGACCTCAAGCCGGGCATGGTGCTGGAAGGCGTGGTCAGCAACGTGGCCGCGTTCGGCGCCTTCGTCGACATCGGCGTGCACCAGGATGGCCTGGTGCACATCTCGGCCTTGTCCGACAGCTACGTCAAGGATCCGCGCGACGTGGTCAAGGCCGGCGACATCGTCAAGGTCAAGGTGCTGGAAGTGGACGTGGCGCGCAAGCGCATCGCGCTGACCCGGCGCCTGGACGATGCGCCGGCAGCGGCATCGGTGCGTGGCGGCGAGCGCGATGCCGGCGCGCGTCCTGCGCCAGGCGCGCCGCGCCGCGAGCGCGATGCGCGCGGCGGCACTGGCGGCAACGGTGGCGGCAACGGCAAGCCGCGCACGCCGGCGCCGCCGCCGCTGAACAGCGCCCTGGCCGACGCGTTCGCCCGCGCCAAGCGCAACTGA
- a CDS encoding PAS domain-containing protein, with protein MAIRWGARMINLYNDAYIPILGMRHPFAFGRAAAEVWPDVWPAVSAQAEQVMATGESTWNEHVPFVMLRNGYSEEVYFTFSYSPLFDDHGGIGGVLCVCTEDTAQIKLERERDALLKALDAQRTQMADAFEQSPAALAILRGPDYVVENVNRRYQQLVGPREVVGKSLAEAIPEIQQQGFIRLLDNVRASGLPFTGESMTFNLRRTPHETVSETTLECVYQPMRDAEGKVTGVLVHGIDRTEQARAQAHDSFLLMLEDALQNLDSAEAICETGAALLGRHLQANRCAYAIVDADEDAFQVRADYVDGTAHLTGRSRFSDFGSDLLECMRENRPWVVQDSQTYSPPPHFDNPGYRRLGMRALLSAPLHKAGRLVAVVGVHQLRPRVWTSAEIELVRLVAARCWESMERASAQSDLARSEARLRELADAMPQIVFTATPDGDVDYFNRRWYEYTGLPAGESGYDSWRRVHTEDGLARAMQAWPAAVRSGQPYEIEYPLRRHDGSYRWHLGRALPIRDGDGRIVRWIGTNTDIHDRRVVEQRLQESELRFRNLCDNAPVLIWMANADGDCEYVSRQWYLFTGQTEQEAMGSGWMEKIHPDDAAAVGRTLARAAADRRDFTIEYRLRRHDGEYRWCVDTASPRFSSSGQFLGFIGSLLDIAERKRIENATAAERAALEMITTGKPLTAVLEAIARGIEAQSDVGLRCTIMLVDEHRQCLLEGAAPSMPAAFRKMAHRLPIGEHSGCCGRAAFLRRQVLCSDVRVDPNWREYLVAATEADIVACCSTPILASDGQVLGVVALYHPFVHYPTVHEQDLARSASHLAGIIIERRETDQRLQQLLAAEQSARGEAERASRMKDEFLATLSHELRTPLNAILGWSRLMQGEAVREKDLSRGLEVIERSAHAQAQIIDDLLDMSAILSGKVRLEASELDLCALVGEAIDAARPGAESKGIDIALTPCSDAPVLPYLGDAVRLQQVLTNLIGNAIKFTPSAGKITVTLDNSTTHLRVSVSDSGVGIDPLFLPHVFDRFRQADASSTRSAGGLGLGLAIAKQLTEMHHGQLSVSSEGIGMGATFTLLLPRNDLQGMGPARRNDGAAIAAAALQRGGVRLNGVRVLVVDDDMDSRGVTQRFLQEAGAVVEAAVSADDAESLLRERPYDLLVSDVGMPRRDGHSLIRSVRARGAGAVSRIPAIALTAYVRGEDRSLALEAGFNAHLGKPVDPTKLIALAASLTQPQVAAEPDPNAAAEPA; from the coding sequence ATGGCGATCCGCTGGGGCGCGCGGATGATCAATCTTTACAACGACGCCTACATCCCGATCCTGGGGATGCGCCACCCCTTCGCCTTCGGGCGCGCGGCAGCCGAGGTGTGGCCCGACGTGTGGCCGGCGGTTTCCGCGCAGGCCGAACAGGTGATGGCGACCGGCGAGTCGACCTGGAACGAGCACGTGCCCTTCGTGATGCTGCGCAACGGCTACAGCGAAGAGGTGTATTTCACCTTTTCCTACAGCCCCCTGTTCGACGACCACGGCGGCATCGGCGGCGTGCTGTGCGTATGCACCGAGGACACGGCGCAGATCAAGCTGGAACGCGAGCGCGATGCGTTGCTGAAGGCGCTGGACGCGCAGCGCACGCAGATGGCCGACGCGTTCGAGCAATCGCCGGCGGCGCTGGCGATCCTGCGCGGCCCGGACTATGTGGTCGAAAACGTCAATCGGCGCTACCAGCAGTTGGTCGGGCCGCGCGAGGTCGTCGGCAAATCGCTGGCCGAGGCGATCCCGGAGATCCAGCAGCAGGGTTTCATCCGCCTGCTCGACAACGTGCGTGCCAGCGGCCTGCCCTTCACCGGCGAGTCGATGACCTTCAACCTGCGCCGCACGCCGCACGAGACGGTCTCCGAGACCACGCTGGAGTGCGTGTACCAGCCGATGCGCGACGCCGAAGGCAAGGTCACCGGGGTGCTGGTGCACGGCATCGACCGCACCGAGCAGGCGCGCGCGCAGGCCCACGACAGCTTTCTGTTGATGCTCGAGGACGCGCTGCAGAACCTGGACAGCGCCGAGGCCATCTGCGAGACCGGGGCCGCGCTGCTCGGCCGGCATCTGCAGGCCAACCGCTGCGCGTACGCGATCGTCGATGCCGACGAGGACGCCTTCCAGGTGCGTGCCGACTATGTCGACGGCACCGCGCATCTGACCGGGCGCTCGCGCTTCAGCGATTTCGGCAGCGACCTGCTGGAATGCATGCGCGAGAACCGGCCATGGGTGGTGCAGGACAGCCAGACCTATTCGCCGCCGCCGCACTTCGACAATCCCGGCTACCGGCGCCTGGGCATGCGCGCGTTGCTGAGCGCGCCCCTGCACAAGGCCGGCCGCCTGGTGGCCGTGGTCGGCGTGCACCAATTGCGGCCGCGGGTGTGGACCTCGGCGGAGATCGAGCTGGTGCGGCTGGTCGCGGCGCGCTGTTGGGAATCGATGGAGCGCGCCAGTGCGCAGTCGGACCTGGCGCGCAGCGAGGCGCGCCTGCGCGAGTTGGCCGATGCGATGCCGCAGATCGTGTTCACCGCCACGCCCGACGGCGACGTCGACTACTTCAACCGGCGCTGGTACGAGTACACCGGCCTGCCGGCCGGCGAATCCGGCTACGACAGCTGGCGCAGGGTGCATACCGAGGACGGCCTGGCGCGGGCGATGCAGGCCTGGCCGGCTGCGGTGCGCAGCGGCCAGCCGTACGAGATCGAATACCCGCTGCGCCGCCATGACGGCAGCTATCGCTGGCATCTGGGCCGCGCGCTTCCGATCCGCGATGGCGACGGCCGGATCGTGCGCTGGATCGGCACCAATACCGACATCCACGACCGCCGCGTGGTCGAGCAGCGCCTGCAGGAAAGCGAACTGCGCTTCCGCAACCTGTGCGACAACGCGCCGGTGCTGATCTGGATGGCCAACGCCGATGGCGATTGCGAATACGTCAGCCGCCAGTGGTATCTGTTCACCGGACAGACCGAACAGGAAGCGATGGGCTCGGGCTGGATGGAGAAGATCCACCCCGACGATGCCGCCGCGGTCGGGCGTACGCTGGCCCGCGCCGCCGCCGATCGCCGCGACTTCACCATCGAATACCGGCTGCGCCGCCACGACGGCGAGTACCGTTGGTGCGTGGACACCGCCTCGCCGCGCTTCAGCTCGTCGGGCCAGTTCCTGGGCTTCATCGGCTCGCTGCTGGATATCGCCGAGCGCAAGCGCATCGAGAACGCCACCGCCGCCGAGCGTGCGGCGTTGGAGATGATCACCACCGGCAAGCCGCTGACGGCGGTGCTGGAAGCGATCGCGCGCGGCATCGAGGCGCAGAGCGATGTGGGCCTGCGCTGCACCATCATGCTGGTCGACGAACACCGCCAGTGCCTGCTGGAAGGCGCCGCGCCGAGCATGCCCGCCGCGTTCCGCAAGATGGCGCACCGCCTGCCGATCGGCGAGCACAGCGGTTGCTGCGGCCGCGCCGCGTTCCTGCGCAGGCAAGTCCTGTGCAGCGACGTGCGGGTGGACCCGAACTGGCGGGAGTATCTGGTCGCGGCCACCGAAGCGGACATCGTGGCCTGCTGCTCCACCCCGATCCTGGCCAGCGACGGCCAGGTACTGGGCGTGGTCGCGCTGTACCACCCGTTCGTGCACTACCCCACCGTGCACGAGCAGGACCTGGCGCGCTCGGCCTCGCACCTGGCCGGCATCATCATCGAACGCCGCGAAACCGATCAGCGCCTGCAACAGCTGCTCGCCGCCGAGCAGAGCGCGCGCGGCGAGGCCGAGCGCGCCAGCCGCATGAAGGACGAATTCCTGGCCACGCTGAGCCACGAACTGCGTACCCCGCTCAACGCGATCCTCGGCTGGTCGCGGCTGATGCAGGGCGAGGCGGTACGCGAGAAAGACCTGAGCCGGGGCCTGGAAGTGATCGAACGCAGCGCCCATGCGCAGGCGCAGATCATCGACGACCTGCTGGACATGAGCGCGATCCTGTCCGGCAAGGTGCGGCTGGAGGCCAGCGAACTGGATCTGTGCGCGCTGGTCGGCGAGGCGATCGATGCGGCGCGGCCCGGTGCCGAGAGCAAAGGTATCGACATCGCCCTGACCCCGTGCAGCGACGCCCCCGTGCTGCCCTACCTCGGCGACGCGGTGCGCCTGCAGCAGGTGCTGACCAACCTGATCGGCAATGCGATCAAGTTCACCCCCAGCGCGGGCAAGATCACGGTGACGCTCGACAACAGCACCACCCATCTGCGCGTCAGCGTCAGCGACAGCGGCGTCGGTATCGATCCGCTGTTCCTGCCGCATGTGTTCGACCGGTTTCGCCAGGCCGACGCCAGCAGCACGCGCAGCGCCGGCGGACTGGGCCTGGGCCTGGCGATCGCCAAGCAATTGACCGAAATGCACCACGGCCAGCTGTCGGTCAGCAGCGAAGGCATCGGCATGGGCGCCACCTTCACCCTGTTGCTGCCGCGCAACGATCTGCAGGGCATGGGGCCGGCGCGGCGCAACGACGGCGCGGCGATCGCCGCGGCCGCGCTGCAACGCGGCGGGGTCCGCCTGAACGGCGTGCGCGTGCTGGTCGTCGACGACGACATGGACTCGCGCGGCGTGACCCAGCGCTTCCTGCAGGAAGCCGGCGCGGTGGTCGAGGCCGCGGTCTCCGCCGACGATGCCGAGTCGCTGCTGCGCGAGCGCCCCTACGACCTGCTGGTCAGCGACGTGGGCATGCCGCGCCGCGACGGGCACAGCCTGATCCGCAGCGTGCGCGCGCGCGGCGCCGGCGCGGTCAGCCGCATTCCGGCGATCGCGCTGACCGCGTATGTGCGCGGCGAGGACCGCTCGCTGGCCCTGGAGGCCGGCTTCAACGCGCACCTGGGCAAGCCGGTGGACCCGACCAAGCTGATCGCATTGGCCGCTTCGCTGACCCAGCCGCAGGTCGCCGCCGAACCGGACCCGAACGCCGCCGCCGAGCCGGCCTGA
- a CDS encoding response regulator yields MSALRGLRILVVENDEMNATLLELQLAQAGAAVIGPAESVRQALALIEQERPDRAVLDFRLAAGETSEAVARMLTEHAIPYVLATGVAAESLPPGFAAGVVLTKPYLSEQLIKALGDAHAKMTARP; encoded by the coding sequence ATGTCGGCATTGCGGGGCCTGCGTATCCTGGTGGTCGAGAACGACGAAATGAACGCCACGCTGCTGGAGCTGCAGCTTGCCCAAGCCGGCGCCGCGGTGATCGGCCCTGCCGAGTCGGTGCGGCAGGCGCTGGCGCTGATCGAGCAGGAGCGGCCGGATCGGGCGGTGCTCGATTTCCGTCTGGCCGCCGGCGAGACCAGCGAAGCGGTCGCGCGGATGCTGACCGAGCATGCGATCCCGTATGTACTGGCCACCGGCGTGGCCGCCGAATCGCTCCCGCCCGGCTTCGCTGCCGGCGTGGTGCTGACCAAGCCCTACCTGTCGGAACAGCTGATCAAGGCGCTGGGCGATGCTCACGCGAAAATGACCGCTCGACCTTGA
- a CDS encoding alpha/beta fold hydrolase encodes MLVLLCLALGASGCAMVTLKPVSAAEYIQAKRGDPLSSGHLSTPAIETLAVIGLSESACSTRTRQCAEQLLHNDGVVQERKLATVAELWLQASLQLAKRQPRSDAALSAWLETARYAYAYLFFSDRAPSERTFEDRQTQVRDYYNYAVQQAVSALFLRFQQQDQQADSAAELSALPGWRIVLDVSRLGALQDMPMPDTMLPASGLRFTGLRSVYRRDGFGSEMVAVLPNATSLRNEASESDETSPAYSAMPTPSLTVLLRFDGDTLAEMLASRAVRVEAYDPYLSARAMLGGYEVPLAGNFSAGYGVWMARSGFAEQSLRTLFGMAHGIDRPHIFLTQPYDPNRRVLVLLHGLASSPEAWVNLANELLGDEHLRARYQIWLVYYPTNLPIAYNRMEIRKGLEQALDHFDPQRRSASAHDMVLVGHSMGGVLARLMVSSSDGDRLWQRLFGNSTLSAQALQTLQGKLSPMLHFEPMPEVSEAIFLASPHRGTPHATGMLGSLVGRLIGLPARVLDQFKDITSTGVVGKLPTSMDNLNDHDDFVQAAAELQISPKVRYHSIIARRDPRVPLAQSDDGFVPYWSAHLDGAASETVITSGHSVQETPQAILEIRKLLQ; translated from the coding sequence ATGCTCGTCTTGCTGTGCCTGGCGTTGGGCGCCAGCGGCTGCGCCATGGTCACGCTGAAACCGGTCAGCGCGGCCGAGTACATCCAGGCCAAGCGCGGCGATCCGCTCAGCAGCGGCCACCTCAGCACCCCGGCGATCGAGACGCTCGCGGTGATCGGCCTGAGCGAAAGCGCATGCAGCACCCGGACCCGGCAATGCGCCGAGCAGTTGCTCCATAACGACGGTGTGGTCCAGGAGCGCAAGCTGGCCACCGTCGCCGAGCTGTGGCTGCAGGCCTCGCTGCAGTTGGCCAAGCGCCAGCCGCGCAGCGACGCGGCGCTGAGCGCCTGGCTGGAGACCGCGCGTTATGCCTATGCCTACCTGTTCTTCAGCGATCGCGCGCCCAGCGAGCGCACCTTCGAGGACCGCCAGACCCAGGTGCGCGACTACTACAACTATGCGGTGCAACAGGCGGTATCGGCATTGTTCCTGCGCTTCCAGCAGCAGGACCAGCAGGCCGACAGCGCGGCCGAACTGTCGGCCCTGCCCGGCTGGAGGATCGTGCTGGACGTGAGCCGGTTGGGCGCATTGCAGGACATGCCGATGCCGGACACGATGCTGCCGGCCAGCGGCCTGCGCTTCACCGGGCTGCGCAGCGTCTATCGGCGCGACGGGTTCGGCTCGGAGATGGTCGCCGTGCTGCCGAACGCGACGTCGCTGCGGAACGAGGCGAGCGAGTCGGACGAGACGAGCCCGGCCTACAGCGCGATGCCGACCCCGAGCCTGACCGTGCTGCTGCGTTTCGATGGCGATACGCTGGCCGAGATGCTGGCCAGCCGCGCGGTGCGGGTGGAAGCCTACGATCCGTACCTGAGCGCCCGTGCCATGCTGGGCGGCTACGAAGTGCCGCTGGCCGGCAACTTCAGCGCCGGCTATGGGGTGTGGATGGCGCGTTCGGGTTTCGCCGAGCAATCGCTGCGCACGCTGTTCGGCATGGCCCATGGCATCGACCGGCCGCACATCTTCCTGACCCAGCCCTACGATCCCAACCGCCGGGTGCTGGTGCTGCTGCACGGTCTGGCCAGCAGTCCCGAAGCCTGGGTGAACCTAGCCAACGAACTGCTGGGCGACGAACACCTGCGCGCCCGCTATCAGATCTGGTTGGTCTACTACCCGACCAACCTGCCGATCGCCTACAACCGGATGGAGATCCGCAAAGGCCTGGAGCAGGCGCTGGACCATTTCGATCCGCAACGGCGCAGCGCCTCGGCGCACGACATGGTGCTGGTCGGGCACAGCATGGGCGGCGTGCTGGCGCGGTTGATGGTGTCCTCCAGCGACGGCGACCGGCTCTGGCAACGCCTGTTCGGCAACAGCACGCTCTCCGCGCAGGCATTGCAGACGCTGCAAGGCAAGCTGTCGCCGATGCTGCATTTCGAGCCGATGCCGGAAGTCTCCGAGGCGATCTTCCTGGCCTCGCCGCACCGCGGGACCCCGCATGCGACCGGCATGCTAGGCAGCCTGGTGGGACGCCTGATCGGCCTGCCCGCGCGTGTTCTCGACCAGTTCAAGGACATCACCAGCACCGGCGTAGTCGGCAAGCTGCCGACCAGCATGGACAACCTCAACGACCACGACGACTTCGTGCAGGCTGCGGCGGAGCTGCAGATCTCGCCGAAGGTGCGCTATCACTCGATCATCGCCCGCCGCGATCCGCGCGTGCCGCTGGCGCAATCCGACGACGGCTTCGTGCCGTACTGGAGCGCGCACCTGGACGGTGCGGCGTCGGAGACCGTGATCACGTCCGGACACAGCGTGCAGGAAACCCCGCAAGCCATCCTGGAGATCCGCAAGCTGCTGCAGTGA